The genomic interval GCAATCGAGCATGGCGCTGCGGTCCCCGGTGTCGACGAGGAGGGCCTGGACGGGTCCATTGGCCCGTATGGCGTCGGCGCACACATGACGGTGAGGAACCACACCGAGTTCGTCGCCGGCCACTACTTCTACGCACGGAACCCCATCGACATAGGACTCACCGGCGGGATGGATGGGGATCATCTTGTCCTGCATGGTGATGACGGGTCAACGCTTAATTCGACATTGCCCGGCTTCAGCGCGGGTTTGAGCCGCTCCTTTGCCTCAAGAGAGCGCAGGAATACCACCCGAAATGGCTGGATATTCATCGAGGTCGGTCCCCATTTGGCGATATCATATGCCTCCTGAAGTTCCGCATCCGTTACCACCTGGTCGGTCCAGCCATTCTGAGAACGTGCCTCTGTGAAGAGGATTTCCAGGGTTTTCTCGTCAGCAACCGTCATTGGCAGCCCTTCCGTTTGTTTGATTTCTGATTCCGGTCAGCCAAGGCCGACCATGACGTTCTTGCGATAGGCGTGCCGTTCCGCGAGACGGTCGGCCCACCTACGAAGATTGGGCTGCTCCGAATCCCTGGCGAACCCGAGAGCTATCCAGCGATAGACCATGATTCCGCAGGGAATATCGGCGAGCGAAAATGCATCGCCAGCAAGGTAGGAATTTTGTGCAAGGGCATCGTCTAGTAGCGCAAAGCAGCGCTGCGACTCCATGCGCGCCCGGTCTAAAGCCTGCAGGTCTCTCTCGGCTTCCGGAGTTTTGACGATGCCGATATAAAGCTGTGACATGAACTTGTTCAAGGCGGCAAGATGCCAGTCCATCCAGCGCTCGACCATTGCCCGGTCGATCGGGTCCTGGGGATAAAGCGAGGTGGGTCCGCGCGAATTGCACAAATAGCGGAGAATGGTGTTGGATTCCCAGATCGCGTTGCCTTCGTCTATCAACGTCGGCACGACGCCATTGGGATTCACGGCAAGATATTCCGGGTCGCGGTTCCCGCCAAATTCGCCGCCGAAATTTTCCTGGCTGAACGGTATATCCAACTCGTCCAGGAGCCAGAGGACCTTCTGGACATTGGAGGAGCTGCGCCTTCCTAAAACTCGAAGCATGACTCTCTCAACCTGCTTCCGGTATGTTCATTCCGCGTTGCACGGCGGGGCGTGCACCAACGTGATCGTACCAGCGCTTGAGATTTGGTACCTTTTCAAGATCGATGTTGTGAAGCGGGTTGCGCGCGAGCCAGGGATAGGTGGCGATATCGGCGATAGTATACCCGTCCCCCGCGATATAAGCTGAATCTTGCAGCCGCTTGTTAAGCACGCCGTAGATTCGCTCCACCTCTTTCTGGTAGCGCCCGAGCGAATATTCCTGGTCTTGAGCATATCTGCGAAAGTGATGGAGTTGCCCAAGCATCGGGCCCACGCCGCCCATCTGGAACATCAGCCATTGCAAGGTTATTGCCTGCGCGCGTGGATCGGACGGCAGTAGCTCGCTTCGGTATTTCTGTGCCAGATAAACCAGAATGGCGCCGGACTCAAAGAGCACCAGTTCCTCACCTCCGGGGCCATCGGGATCGACGATCACAGGGATCTTGTTGTTGGGGTTCTTCGCTAGAAAGTCCGGCGAGAATTGCTCATCCTTTAGGATGTTGATCGGCCGCAGTTCATAACCCAGCCCCAGCTCTTCGAGCATGATGGAAATCTTGCGCCCGTTCGGCGTCTGCCAGGTAAAAAGCTGCAAGGTCATATCAGTTCCTCCGGTCGGGGTTGCCGCGGGTCCAGCGCCACGGCAAGATCAAGATCGCACCGACAAGCCCGGCCTTTCGGTAGGGATCATTTCGGGAGAATTCCTCGACATCGTGCCGATTCGTAGCTTCAACCACGATGAGCGAGCCGACCTCCTTCTCCTCCGCCTCGTCCATCAATGGCCCGGAAAGGATGACCCGAACCGGAAGTTCGCCGCCCGACATATAAGCCACGTGGCGCTCGCGCGTTTGCGCGCGAATATCACCCGCGTCCGGGCGGTCCATCGCCTGAAGAACGAAGTACATGTGTCAAGCCACCGGGTGCAGGTTAAACCGATAGTCGAGCGTGTAGAACCTGCATTCCCCAAGTGGCGTGTCGTTTGAGGTGAAGATCGCCTGTATCCGAGCGCTAGACAAGGATTTTCTGCCGCAAGCGGCACCTGCGGTCGCGCAGACTGCTGGATCTGGACGGATCAGACCGCGAAGCCGCTGTTTCCTTGCCCAGGGGCGGCGTTTTTCAGCGCAGCGGACAGATCTGTCCAGCCGCTTTCGTTCAGTTTGAGCGTGGATCGCGATCATGCGCATAGCGGTGGCGCTCGCAATCGGCGGATAGCGGCGAGGATGGCGCGTACCATCGTGCCGGTGACAGCGACCTCGGCCAGCTGGAAGGTGATGGTGCGGGCGTGACGGACCACACGTGCCCCGATCTTGATCAGCTTCAGTTGCAGGCTGGTCAACGACCAGTCGGCCATGGCCTCGGGCAGCTCGATGCAGCGCAAGAAGGTGGCCAGGTTGTACGCCAGGGCGTGCAGTTGCAGCCGCACCTCATTGTCGCGGAACTTCCGGCACGACAGCCGCGTCCAGCGAAAGGCGTATTTGCCCTCTTTGATGTGCTGCTCGGCGGTGCCGCGCTGGTTGTAGAACCGCACCACCCAGTCCGGCTCCATCGGCAGGTTGGTGACGATGAAGCCGACACGCGGGAACAGTTCGCCCGGATGCCATTCGATCTTGGCGATCACCCGGCGTTCCTTGTCCCAGGACGCCGCCTGATACTCGAATTCCTCGAAGAACCGCTTGACCTTGGTCAGTGACGGCCGCCCGACAGGGCGCGTTAGCCGATGCGCGATCTTGTCCTTGAGGACCGCGTTTGCGGGCAGCCGGATGGCGTAGAAGAACCGCGCTTCTTCCAATCGCTCATAGATCGCCGGGATCGCGTAGGCAGCATCGGCCCGGAAGAACCTGCCACCAAGGTCGCGCTCCGCGTAGCGCGCAATGACGGGGTCGAGAACATCACGCCAGCCATCGGCGCTGTGGACGTTGCCATGGCGCAGGGCGCAGCGTTCCAGCATCCCGAACTGGTTGAACAGAAAGTTGGGGTGATAGCAGCTACAGTCGAAATGGCCATTCCAGGCGGACCCTTCCTGGTCGCCATGGGTCGGGCTGACCGAGCTGTCCATGTCCAGAACGATGTACTTCAGCCCGTTACGGTCATGGAACCGGTCGATCCATTGCCCGTTCAGGTCGGCCAGCGCGGCACGGTTCCCGGCCAGAGCCAGCGTCTCGGTCTCGAACCGTCCCATCTGCGATGCCGAGGCCGCTTGTGCATCGACCGCTCTGCCGCCGACAACTTGGCGCATGACCGGATCGCAGGCGAGACGGTTGGCGTCGTTGACATCCTCGTATCCGGCCAGCCGCCCAAAGACTGATTGCCGGAACAGGCCGTCGAGCCGATGGACCGTGTTCTTGCCAGAGCGAGTATCGCGCAGCGCCGCTGACGCCAAATCGGACAACCCGAGCGCGTCATCAAGCTCGCGCATCACCAGAAGGCCGCCGTCGGAACTGAGCTGCGTGCCGCGAAATTCCAGCCGCACGCGAGGGTCGAAATCCACCCGATCTGCCCGTTGCAAGCCCGCACCCTCTGGGTGATCCATGAAACGCGCCCCTCGCAGCCTTCAACACCATGTTTTATATAGGAAATATAATGGTCAGGACAGCGAAATCAGCGCCTTACTTGGGAAATGTGGGTTAATCTACACTTCGAGAGCGTCAGCCCGGCATCGAAACCGCCTCTGACATTCTATAATTCGACGTCGCTTGTGGGAACATGGACAAAGGGCATAACGACGCTGCCGGTAAAGCTCGGAATCAATCTCATCGGTGGGCCGCAAGGGGCCAGCCGGTACGAGGATGTAACGAAGGAATCGGCGAACGTGTTCGAGGCAAGAGCGCGACACTTCATAGACGGCGCGCTGTCCGGCAACAAAAATGAAGCGGCATCGGCGACTTCATTTCCCTTGAACATCGGTAGCCGCCGGGGTCTAATCCGCACCAGGCAAGAGCTGTTCCGACGCTGGGATGAGATATTTACACCATGCCTCCTGTCACGTTTGAAGCTGGCCGTTCCGCATGAGATGTTCGTTCATGACGGATTGGCGATGGTGTCGAACGGAACGGTGTGGTTCGACGCGAAGGGCGCGACGAGCATCGACACGCCAAACTGCAAGCGGGTGTCATAACATCGGGAAGGTGTCAGCTTAGGCGCTTCTCGAAACACGATCGTTTTTGGGAAAGACGGCGACGCAAGGTGACGAAAATCAGGCGTTTTGCGACAGGTTCCATTAGGATCAGCGCCCTTCATCCCTTGCGCGGACGATGGCACTAAATTCTGAAATTACCTGCTGCACGTTGCCGTCATCGCACACGTTAAGCGAGTGGTGGACTGAAACGGCCTGATCGGTTCGCATTTCCAGCCAAGTAATTCGGGCTGTGTTCGGCGCGGGATGGGTCTGCTCTAGCGCGATCTGTTCACTATATCCCGCGATCACATCGTTGATGGCCTCCAGCGCGACCTCATAGGCAATGGCCTGCTTTTGGGACCATAAAGGGCCGGTTGGAGCATCCATGGTTTATTCCTCGCCGCTAGGGCTGTCGCCCTGGCGGCTGAACAGGCGCGACCAGAAACCGCGCTGTGGAGTAGGTTGAGGGGCAGCGCGCTGATCGGTCAGGGCAAGCCGTTGCGCCTGTTCTCGCCAAGCGTTCCGTTCTTCACGCAGTTCCGCAACCTGCTCACGCAACAGCCTGTTTTCAGCCTGTAAACCGGGGGTGTCACTACCTGTTATATCGGGCTGTAAAGGTTGCTGCACCTCATTTACAGGGGGCCATACGCGGAACAGTTCGACAGGCTCAATCCGCCACTCGCCATTATCTGATTTTTGTCCAGAAACACGGCCTGTCTTGATTGCTTTCATGAGCGTTTGGCGGGTGACACCGACCTTTTCCGACGCTTCTCTTAGGGTGATACTCATAGTGTCACTCGCTGTTAAGTTGTCCTGTATAGTATCTATATACCGGTTGCATCATCATCGGGCGATGTATCGGATGCACGGAGTTTGTTACCTAGGCCCGTGACTAGCTGGGAGAGTTCCTCCTGCATCGCTGGGTCAGGTTCCGGCTGTTGGGTGGCAGGCAAGTCTGGTTCCATACCGTCAAGGAATGGCTGCGCTGGCGGGGGAGTGCCGGGGCCGCTTGGTAATTGGCGCTCATCTCGGAATAATGATGGCAAACGGCGGAGCGGCGCCTGTTGGCCCAGTTCCTCAAAGTCAGGTTGTTCCGCTTCCGATATGATGACCGCAGCACTGAACAGCGAGTAGCGCAGGCCGTCACGCTTACCCGACCATGCTACCCGATCATTGATGATGTGGGCATTTACGGTGCCATTTTCCCCAATCTGACGTATCTCTATCCAACGATCCTC from Sphingobium herbicidovorans carries:
- a CDS encoding nitroreductase family protein; this encodes MTVADEKTLEILFTEARSQNGWTDQVVTDAELQEAYDIAKWGPTSMNIQPFRVVFLRSLEAKERLKPALKPGNVELSVDPSSPCRTR
- a CDS encoding glutathione S-transferase family protein, coding for MLRVLGRRSSSNVQKVLWLLDELDIPFSQENFGGEFGGNRDPEYLAVNPNGVVPTLIDEGNAIWESNTILRYLCNSRGPTSLYPQDPIDRAMVERWMDWHLAALNKFMSQLYIGIVKTPEAERDLQALDRARMESQRCFALLDDALAQNSYLAGDAFSLADIPCGIMVYRWIALGFARDSEQPNLRRWADRLAERHAYRKNVMVGLG
- a CDS encoding glutathione S-transferase family protein, whose amino-acid sequence is MTLQLFTWQTPNGRKISIMLEELGLGYELRPINILKDEQFSPDFLAKNPNNKIPVIVDPDGPGGEELVLFESGAILVYLAQKYRSELLPSDPRAQAITLQWLMFQMGGVGPMLGQLHHFRRYAQDQEYSLGRYQKEVERIYGVLNKRLQDSAYIAGDGYTIADIATYPWLARNPLHNIDLEKVPNLKRWYDHVGARPAVQRGMNIPEAG
- a CDS encoding YciI family protein, with the protein product MYFVLQAMDRPDAGDIRAQTRERHVAYMSGGELPVRVILSGPLMDEAEEKEVGSLIVVEATNRHDVEEFSRNDPYRKAGLVGAILILPWRWTRGNPDRRN
- a CDS encoding IS1380-like element IS1247 family transposase, with the protein product MDHPEGAGLQRADRVDFDPRVRLEFRGTQLSSDGGLLVMRELDDALGLSDLASAALRDTRSGKNTVHRLDGLFRQSVFGRLAGYEDVNDANRLACDPVMRQVVGGRAVDAQAASASQMGRFETETLALAGNRAALADLNGQWIDRFHDRNGLKYIVLDMDSSVSPTHGDQEGSAWNGHFDCSCYHPNFLFNQFGMLERCALRHGNVHSADGWRDVLDPVIARYAERDLGGRFFRADAAYAIPAIYERLEEARFFYAIRLPANAVLKDKIAHRLTRPVGRPSLTKVKRFFEEFEYQAASWDKERRVIAKIEWHPGELFPRVGFIVTNLPMEPDWVVRFYNQRGTAEQHIKEGKYAFRWTRLSCRKFRDNEVRLQLHALAYNLATFLRCIELPEAMADWSLTSLQLKLIKIGARVVRHARTITFQLAEVAVTGTMVRAILAAIRRLRAPPLCA
- a CDS encoding helix-turn-helix domain-containing protein gives rise to the protein MSELVKRQPPGHWVQTERAAHEAWASLIEKAPKAAQLMHILTARVGEHNAVVVSQKTLAALMKCSRRTVQRAVDVLAEDRWIEIRQIGENGTVNAHIINDRVAWSGKRDGLRYSLFSAAVIISEAEQPDFEELGQQAPLRRLPSLFRDERQLPSGPGTPPPAQPFLDGMEPDLPATQQPEPDPAMQEELSQLVTGLGNKLRASDTSPDDDATGI